A part of Candidatus Electrothrix aestuarii genomic DNA contains:
- a CDS encoding transposase, which produces MKKEPVKRYSQALKQQVVREYEEGVSIYSLRQKYGIGAHGTVERWIKKFGRSGYRAEVVHIQTVEDQLEFKAMKSRIKELESALAQSVLENRMLETTIEVADQSLGTDIKKNFGRKL; this is translated from the coding sequence ATGAAAAAAGAACCTGTCAAACGTTACAGCCAGGCACTTAAACAACAGGTTGTCAGAGAGTACGAAGAGGGCGTCAGCATATACAGCTTGCGTCAGAAATATGGCATTGGCGCTCACGGCACCGTAGAGCGATGGATTAAGAAGTTTGGCCGTTCCGGTTACCGCGCCGAGGTTGTGCATATCCAAACGGTTGAAGATCAGCTTGAATTTAAAGCAATGAAAAGCCGGATCAAGGAGCTGGAATCGGCATTGGCACAAAGCGTCCTTGAAAACCGGATGCTGGAAACCACGATAGAAGTAGCCGATCAATCATTGGGCACTGATATTAAAAAAAATTTCGGGAGGAAATTATAA
- a CDS encoding IS3 family transposase: protein MITRAAAVRQISRQAACNWYGISRQAYYQALQRQMLQAAENQLIVELVRAIRQRHPRMGGRKLHYELQDSMAALGISRGRDAFFKLLSAHNLLVPTRLSHRKTTHAGLWRCPNLLIDLTITHVHQAWVGDITYITTETGFVYLALLTDVFSRFIVGFDLSSSLAVEGCDRALKQAIAQADGADLRGLIHHSDHGVQYTAWLYRERLQKMEIRSSMGEVGNCYENALAERVNGILKGEYGLDDLFIDKEHAQKAVREAVWLYNYERPHLALNYGKPAEIYFEKIDVK from the coding sequence ATTATAACCAGGGCAGCAGCTGTAAGGCAGATCAGCAGGCAGGCGGCCTGTAACTGGTACGGTATCAGTCGGCAGGCATATTACCAGGCATTGCAGCGACAGATGCTCCAGGCAGCCGAAAACCAACTCATCGTGGAACTGGTCAGGGCCATCCGCCAGCGTCACCCACGTATGGGCGGACGAAAACTGCATTACGAACTACAGGATTCGATGGCCGCCTTGGGAATTTCCAGGGGCAGAGACGCATTTTTCAAGCTGTTATCAGCACATAACCTGCTGGTCCCAACCAGACTCAGCCATCGCAAAACCACACATGCTGGCCTGTGGCGATGCCCCAATCTGTTGATTGATTTAACCATTACCCACGTCCATCAGGCCTGGGTTGGTGACATCACCTATATCACGACCGAGACGGGATTTGTTTATCTGGCTTTACTGACCGATGTTTTTTCTCGCTTTATTGTCGGCTTCGATCTCTCGTCGTCGCTTGCGGTCGAAGGGTGTGACCGGGCGCTGAAACAGGCGATAGCACAGGCTGACGGTGCTGATTTGCGTGGCCTGATCCATCATTCGGATCATGGGGTGCAATACACCGCCTGGCTGTACCGGGAGCGATTGCAAAAGATGGAGATACGTTCCAGCATGGGAGAAGTGGGCAACTGTTACGAAAACGCCTTAGCTGAACGAGTGAATGGAATCTTAAAAGGCGAATATGGCCTTGACGACCTTTTCATTGATAAGGAACATGCTCAGAAAGCTGTCCGGGAAGCTGTATGGCTATACAATTATGAACGGCCTCACCTGGCACTCAACTATGGAAAGCCTGCAGAGATTTATTTTGAGAAAATTGATGTGAAGTAG
- a CDS encoding right-handed parallel beta-helix repeat-containing protein, translating into MSRTALAFMSYVNDDDRYANGKITQFREHLSRAVKAHSGKPFEIFQDKKDIKWGQQWQERINDALDATLFLIPIITPSFFNSVPCREELERFLKREEELGRGDLILPVYYLNCPVLNDKERLKQDPLAEIIAARQREDWRELRHHSFNTRKLNKALEKMARQIMAALERSEAEASRLQPEKDDSTPASSNTFTNTGSGKQSIAQGANSIGTQINNYYSPSQPKSKPKPSPAAKTEPPTVIVDKHNRSHYKTITRAIQHVNPGTRILVRSGLYRENIIIDKTVEIVGDGKRENIVIQSRNEDAILFKADKGKVTNLTLRPTGRGVFHGVNIIQGELQLEQCDIESKSLSCVAIQGSANPRLRRNRIHNGKQAGIFVYGNGQGILEDNEIFANAHAGVEIVEGGNPILRRNRISKNGWAGVHIGDGGGGIIEDNDLWGNIKGAWCIEEGCAANVQRRGNKE; encoded by the coding sequence GTGAGCCGGACAGCACTTGCCTTTATGAGCTATGTGAATGATGACGACAGGTATGCGAACGGGAAGATAACCCAGTTCCGTGAACATCTGAGTCGTGCAGTGAAGGCGCATAGCGGCAAGCCTTTCGAGATATTTCAAGACAAGAAGGATATCAAGTGGGGCCAGCAGTGGCAGGAGCGTATCAACGATGCTCTTGATGCAACCCTCTTTCTCATTCCGATCATCACGCCCTCCTTCTTCAACAGTGTCCCATGTCGGGAGGAACTTGAGCGTTTCCTGAAGCGGGAAGAGGAACTGGGCCGGGGTGATCTTATCTTGCCCGTCTATTATCTCAATTGCCCTGTGCTGAATGATAAAGAGAGGCTGAAACAGGATCCTTTGGCAGAGATTATCGCGGCTCGGCAGCGTGAGGATTGGCGCGAGTTACGCCATCATTCATTTAATACACGAAAACTGAACAAAGCCCTTGAGAAAATGGCGCGGCAGATTATGGCGGCTTTGGAGCGAAGTGAGGCGGAAGCATCCCGCTTACAGCCTGAGAAGGACGACTCCACGCCTGCCAGCAGCAATACCTTTACCAATACTGGCAGCGGCAAGCAGAGCATTGCGCAGGGTGCTAACTCTATCGGAACTCAGATCAACAACTATTATTCTCCATCACAGCCGAAGAGTAAGCCAAAGCCCTCGCCAGCAGCAAAGACAGAACCTCCAACTGTTATTGTAGATAAACACAACCGAAGTCACTATAAGACGATTACTAGGGCTATTCAACATGTTAATCCAGGAACTCGTATCCTTGTTCGGTCTGGTTTGTATCGAGAAAACATTATAATTGATAAAACAGTGGAGATAGTGGGGGACGGTAAACGGGAGAACATTGTGATTCAGTCACGGAATGAAGATGCTATTCTATTTAAAGCCGATAAGGGAAAAGTTACCAACCTGACTTTGCGTCCAACTGGCAGAGGTGTGTTTCACGGAGTCAATATAATACAAGGCGAGCTTCAACTGGAGCAGTGCGATATTGAAAGCAAAAGCCTTTCGTGCGTAGCAATCCAAGGCAGCGCGAATCCGCGTCTTCGGCGCAACCGCATTCATAATGGGAAGCAAGCCGGTATCTTTGTCTATGGGAACGGCCAAGGAATACTGGAGGACAACGAGATATTTGCTAATGCACATGCTGGTGTAGAGATCGTTGAAGGCGGTAACCCAATCCTGCGTCGTAACCGTATCTCTAAGAATGGCTGGGCGGGTGTTCATATAGGGGACGGCGGAGGTGGCATTATTGAAGACAATGATCTTTGGGGCAACATCAAAGGAGCATGGTGCATCGAAGAGGGATGCGCAGCAAACGTCCAGCGGCGCGGCAACAAAGAATGA
- a CDS encoding ATP-binding cassette domain-containing protein: MTDFLRITGINKTFQPSKEVCVQALHDIHLNVEQGDLAVLSGPSGSGKTTLLNIIGGLDSPSSGEVTLDGQQITGLSQSELSLVRRDQIGFVFQAYNLIPVLTARENIEYVMKLQGKKQEECDQRTIEVAQKLGIDTLLNKLPSQMSGG, translated from the coding sequence ATGACTGACTTTCTTCGTATAACAGGCATCAACAAGACTTTTCAGCCCAGCAAAGAAGTATGCGTCCAGGCCCTGCATGATATTCATCTCAATGTTGAGCAAGGTGACCTTGCGGTTCTGTCCGGCCCCTCAGGCAGCGGCAAAACCACTCTCCTCAATATAATTGGCGGACTTGATAGCCCGAGCAGCGGCGAGGTGACCCTGGACGGACAACAAATCACCGGGCTATCTCAATCCGAGCTTTCACTGGTCCGACGGGATCAGATAGGCTTTGTCTTTCAGGCCTACAACCTGATTCCGGTTCTAACAGCGCGAGAGAACATTGAGTACGTCATGAAGCTACAGGGGAAAAAACAGGAGGAATGCGACCAACGCACCATTGAGGTTGCTCAAAAACTGGGCATCGACACCCTGCTGAACAAGCTGCCATCCCAGATGAGCGGAGGATAA
- the rdgC gene encoding recombination-associated protein RdgC, protein MGLLSGTASFTRFAVEGEVPENFWDFVAQRVAEHSFQDIDDTIDEYSIGWVSVADMFDSGFAYSSYAAGDYVVLSLRIDERKVVPAVLKKFIAKEESRIRQDQGIRRLSRSVRLEIKERIRAELVRKSPPIPAVYELCWNLSSNTLLFFSNSRKAIALLEDLFKETFDLTLLMQIPWTTALHQVDQETAEKLANLQPALLI, encoded by the coding sequence ATGGGACTACTATCAGGAACTGCCTCGTTCACCCGTTTTGCGGTGGAAGGTGAGGTGCCGGAGAATTTTTGGGATTTTGTTGCCCAGCGGGTGGCGGAACACTCCTTTCAGGATATTGACGATACCATTGATGAGTATTCTATTGGTTGGGTCTCTGTGGCAGATATGTTTGATAGTGGCTTCGCTTACAGCTCCTACGCTGCTGGTGATTATGTAGTTCTGTCTCTGCGTATTGATGAGCGTAAGGTTGTCCCGGCTGTCCTAAAAAAATTCATTGCCAAAGAAGAATCCCGTATCAGGCAGGACCAAGGGATACGTCGGTTGAGCCGGAGTGTTCGTCTGGAGATTAAGGAGCGAATCCGGGCGGAGCTGGTGCGCAAATCTCCGCCCATCCCGGCAGTGTATGAACTCTGCTGGAACCTTTCCAGCAATACCTTGCTCTTCTTTTCTAATAGTCGTAAAGCTATTGCCCTGCTGGAAGATTTGTTTAAGGAGACCTTTGATCTTACCTTACTTATGCAGATACCTTGGACAACTGCCCTTCATCAGGTGGATCAGGAAACAGCGGAGAAACTTGCCAATCTGCAACCGGCATTACTCATTTAA
- a CDS encoding 30S ribosomal protein S1: MTDSGIQPATAAEESGMEDISFAELFEQEDNNTVINVQEVAIGTVVDLNSDAVLIDVGDKAESYIAIGEFRREDPDRVIQIGDQFEVFIEKRKEEGGLLLSREKAIAIKVWEQIATIQEEDGTIEGRIDNRVKGGMSVDIGVPAFLPYSQIDLRPVKDLDGLIGETFEFKILKFNRKRNNVVISRRAILEEQRSQLREQMRATLEEGQTICGAITNITDYGLFIDLGGMDGLCHITDLSWGRVSHPSKLYTVGEEIEVKVLKYDQDSDRVSLGVKQLKSDPWEMVPETYPVGAKVSGKVVSITDYGAFVELEEGVEGLVHISEMSWSKKPRHPSKIVSVGSEIDVQVLKVEAETKRISLGMKQLQPNPWDLVEESYPIGAVIEGKIKNITDFGVFIGIEEGIDGLIHVSDLSWTERIKHPSEKYAKGEAIQAVVLKIDKENERFSLGVKQLEPDPWQAAVSNYPIGSLVEGKITNITDFGVFVQLEEGIEGLVHVSEISREKIKTPVGMFNVGDMLKTTVINVSAADRKIGLSLKALEGDEAEASGDSAAAEETPQKQQAATKASSGPATFGDLLKAAASAEDNEEESSDK; the protein is encoded by the coding sequence ATGACTGACAGTGGAATTCAGCCCGCAACTGCGGCAGAAGAAAGTGGCATGGAAGATATCAGCTTTGCTGAACTCTTCGAACAAGAAGACAATAATACTGTTATTAATGTTCAGGAAGTAGCAATCGGAACAGTCGTTGATCTGAACAGTGATGCTGTCCTCATTGATGTTGGCGATAAGGCAGAAAGCTATATCGCTATTGGAGAGTTCCGTAGGGAAGATCCTGATCGTGTGATTCAAATCGGGGATCAGTTTGAAGTCTTCATTGAAAAGAGAAAAGAAGAGGGTGGACTGCTGCTCTCTCGTGAAAAGGCCATTGCCATTAAAGTCTGGGAACAGATTGCCACAATTCAAGAAGAAGATGGTACCATTGAAGGACGCATCGACAACAGAGTGAAGGGTGGTATGTCTGTTGATATCGGTGTTCCGGCCTTCCTGCCGTATTCTCAGATAGACCTGCGTCCGGTGAAAGACCTTGATGGTCTTATCGGTGAAACTTTTGAATTTAAGATCCTTAAGTTCAACCGTAAACGCAATAACGTGGTTATCTCCCGTCGTGCGATTCTGGAAGAGCAGCGTTCACAGCTGCGCGAACAGATGCGTGCTACCCTGGAAGAAGGTCAGACCATTTGCGGTGCTATTACCAATATCACTGATTACGGTCTGTTCATCGATCTGGGTGGCATGGACGGTCTCTGTCACATCACCGATCTATCTTGGGGCCGGGTTTCCCATCCCTCCAAGCTGTACACCGTGGGTGAGGAAATCGAGGTCAAGGTCCTCAAATATGACCAGGATTCTGACCGCGTTTCTCTCGGCGTGAAACAGCTCAAGTCTGATCCTTGGGAAATGGTACCGGAGACCTACCCGGTTGGTGCCAAAGTCAGCGGAAAGGTTGTTTCTATCACTGATTACGGTGCCTTTGTTGAGCTGGAAGAAGGCGTGGAAGGGCTTGTTCACATCTCTGAGATGAGCTGGTCCAAGAAGCCGCGTCATCCATCCAAGATCGTCAGCGTTGGTTCTGAGATCGACGTTCAGGTCCTGAAGGTGGAAGCTGAGACTAAGCGTATCTCCCTGGGTATGAAGCAGCTGCAGCCTAATCCTTGGGATTTGGTTGAGGAAAGCTATCCCATCGGTGCGGTTATTGAGGGTAAGATCAAAAACATCACCGATTTTGGTGTGTTCATCGGTATCGAAGAGGGTATTGATGGTCTGATCCACGTTTCCGACCTCTCCTGGACCGAGCGCATTAAGCATCCTTCTGAGAAGTACGCAAAAGGGGAAGCTATTCAGGCTGTTGTACTGAAGATCGATAAGGAGAACGAGCGCTTCTCACTCGGTGTGAAGCAGCTGGAGCCGGATCCTTGGCAGGCAGCGGTAAGCAATTACCCCATCGGAAGCCTGGTTGAAGGAAAGATCACCAACATCACTGATTTCGGCGTCTTTGTCCAGCTTGAAGAAGGTATTGAAGGTTTGGTACATGTTTCCGAAATCAGCCGTGAGAAGATCAAAACCCCGGTTGGCATGTTCAATGTAGGGGATATGCTGAAAACCACTGTTATCAATGTTTCTGCTGCTGATCGTAAGATCGGTCTCTCTCTGAAGGCCTTGGAAGGGGATGAGGCAGAGGCGAGCGGAGACAGCGCTGCTGCTGAGGAAACTCCCCAGAAGCAGCAGGCTGCAACCAAAGCCAGCTCAGGCCCGGCCACCTTTGGTGATCTGCTGAAGGCTGCCGCTAGTGCCGAGGATAACGAGGAGGAATCTTCGGATAAATAA
- a CDS encoding XisH family protein codes for MPAKDICHDAVKQALNKDGWTVTHDPLHLKYGGFDFFVDLGAEVLLGADKDGQRIAVEIKSFIGPSSLTEFHAAVGQFLNYRLVLAEEEPERLLYLAVSEYIYQSFFTTVFGQAACKAHQLRLLVFDEEQEVITQWL; via the coding sequence ATGCCAGCAAAAGATATATGCCATGATGCTGTGAAGCAGGCCCTGAACAAAGACGGTTGGACCGTTACCCATGACCCGTTGCATCTCAAATATGGCGGTTTTGATTTTTTCGTTGATCTGGGAGCCGAGGTTCTGCTGGGTGCGGATAAGGACGGGCAACGTATTGCTGTTGAAATTAAAAGTTTCATCGGGCCGTCATCATTAACGGAATTTCATGCGGCTGTTGGACAATTTCTTAATTACCGTCTGGTCCTGGCCGAAGAGGAACCGGAACGCCTGCTTTATTTAGCCGTGTCCGAATATATCTATCAAAGTTTTTTCACAACTGTCTTTGGACAGGCAGCCTGTAAAGCACATCAGCTCCGGTTGCTTGTTTTTGATGAAGAGCAGGAGGTGATCACGCAATGGCTGTAA
- a CDS encoding CPBP family glutamic-type intramembrane protease, translated as MKKYLKNNLLAGYRGSPLNNAKISLTLLALFPLIALPVGTFGNLFSFQLLDAQTACIAIFALFLFPALLEESFFRGLLVPIKTRENGKKAIFLFTLLSASLFTLWHPLNALTINPGAQALFCDPYFLCIVFCLGIACSLSYIFSRSLWVPIIIHWLTVVVWVIFLGGRNLLLQ; from the coding sequence ATGAAAAAATATCTCAAAAATAACCTCCTGGCAGGATACAGGGGCTCCCCGCTCAATAACGCAAAGATTTCTTTGACACTACTGGCTCTCTTTCCCCTTATTGCTCTGCCTGTCGGAACCTTCGGCAATCTCTTCTCCTTTCAGCTCCTGGATGCACAAACAGCCTGCATCGCCATCTTCGCCCTGTTCCTCTTTCCGGCCCTGCTGGAAGAATCCTTTTTTCGTGGTCTGCTGGTCCCCATCAAGACCAGAGAGAATGGGAAAAAAGCTATATTTTTGTTCACTCTGCTCAGCGCATCTCTGTTTACCCTCTGGCATCCGCTCAACGCCCTGACAATCAATCCTGGCGCACAGGCATTATTCTGCGATCCATATTTTCTGTGCATCGTCTTTTGCTTGGGTATCGCTTGCAGCCTCTCCTATATTTTCTCCCGCTCTCTTTGGGTGCCAATCATCATCCACTGGTTAACCGTGGTGGTTTGGGTTATCTTTCTCGGCGGTCGAAATCTCCTCTTACAATAA
- a CDS encoding AAA family ATPase, which yields MAATPKLILADEPTANLDSTTAASLMNMMQRLNEDEGVTIIFSSHDPLVIDKARHSVILHDGKVIANERTS from the coding sequence GTGGCTGCAACCCCAAAATTAATCCTGGCTGACGAGCCTACTGCCAACCTGGACTCTACCACTGCGGCCTCTCTCATGAACATGATGCAGCGGCTCAACGAAGACGAGGGAGTCACCATTATCTTCTCTTCCCATGACCCGCTCGTGATTGATAAGGCCCGGCACTCGGTAATTCTTCATGACGGCAAGGTGATCGCGAATGAGCGGACTTCCTGA
- a CDS encoding HU family DNA-binding protein encodes MLKRELVSEVTEQLGGYYKQDVAQAVDIILENITQALTEGRRVEIRGFGSFSVRTRKPRTTKNPKTGKMMDIPARKTLHFTMSKSLKEVLIEE; translated from the coding sequence ATGCTCAAGCGTGAATTGGTAAGTGAGGTTACTGAGCAGTTAGGCGGCTACTATAAACAGGATGTAGCGCAGGCTGTCGATATTATACTGGAAAATATAACACAGGCCCTGACGGAAGGGCGACGGGTTGAAATTCGTGGATTTGGGAGTTTTTCCGTGAGAACGCGTAAACCTCGTACGACAAAGAATCCAAAGACCGGAAAGATGATGGATATCCCGGCAAGAAAGACCCTGCACTTCACGATGAGTAAATCTCTCAAGGAAGTTCTTATTGAGGAGTAG
- a CDS encoding PilT/PilU family type 4a pilus ATPase has protein sequence MKQPETAYWVAAMLGTKKGVSDLNITVGKSLQVEIDGALTPVEVEPPVEKLTPFQTEVFALNLINGNQRLLGDLVRTGSCDLSYVLGEGARFRVNIFSQKGYYSSVLRKLETKIPSIEDFGFPPCFYDMAEERNGLILFTGGTGTGKTTSLAAILNQINKSRSIHIVTLEDPIEYVHPHKKATFNQREQGDDFDSFASGLRAALRQAPKVILVGEIRDRETLEIALTAAETGHVVFSTLHTIDAGQTLNRIIGMFEHDEQEQIRVRLADTIRWVVSQRLLPKLGGGRVASQEILRSSLRVTDILLNGEDVAAEKTFYNVIQEGSTLSMKTFDQDILDLFTRELIDEKVALTYCTNRSVVKRGMDNIRAARGENTSSISGLAMEQGEEED, from the coding sequence ATGAAACAGCCGGAAACCGCCTACTGGGTCGCCGCCATGTTAGGCACGAAAAAGGGAGTGTCCGACCTGAACATTACAGTGGGGAAGAGTCTTCAGGTGGAGATTGATGGTGCATTGACCCCGGTGGAGGTAGAGCCGCCAGTGGAAAAGCTTACCCCGTTCCAGACCGAAGTTTTTGCCCTCAACCTGATTAATGGCAATCAACGACTCCTGGGCGATTTGGTTCGGACAGGCTCCTGCGACCTTTCCTATGTGTTGGGTGAAGGAGCGCGTTTCAGGGTGAATATCTTTTCCCAAAAAGGGTACTACTCTTCTGTTCTGCGAAAATTGGAGACCAAGATTCCCTCTATCGAGGACTTTGGTTTTCCCCCGTGCTTTTATGATATGGCGGAAGAACGGAATGGTCTGATCCTTTTTACCGGAGGTACCGGTACCGGTAAGACCACTTCGCTGGCCGCTATTTTGAACCAGATTAATAAGAGTCGATCGATTCATATCGTGACCCTGGAAGATCCGATTGAGTATGTTCATCCTCATAAAAAAGCCACTTTTAATCAGCGGGAACAGGGTGATGACTTTGACAGCTTTGCCAGTGGTCTGCGAGCGGCCCTGCGGCAGGCACCCAAGGTTATTCTGGTGGGTGAGATCCGTGACCGGGAAACCCTGGAAATCGCCCTCACCGCTGCTGAAACCGGTCATGTGGTTTTTTCTACCCTGCATACCATTGACGCAGGACAAACCCTGAACCGTATTATCGGTATGTTTGAGCATGATGAGCAGGAGCAGATCCGGGTTCGTTTGGCTGATACCATTCGCTGGGTGGTCAGCCAGCGTCTTCTTCCTAAGCTCGGCGGGGGCCGGGTGGCATCCCAGGAAATTCTCCGCAGCAGCCTGCGGGTCACAGATATCCTCCTGAACGGTGAGGACGTTGCCGCAGAAAAGACCTTTTATAACGTGATTCAGGAAGGTTCGACTCTGAGTATGAAGACCTTTGATCAGGATATCTTAGATCTCTTTACCCGAGAGCTGATAGATGAGAAGGTGGCTTTGACCTATTGTACCAACCGCAGTGTGGTGAAGCGGGGCATGGATAATATCAGGGCGGCCCGTGGTGAAAATACCTCCAGTATTTCAGGCTTGGCTATGGAGCAGGGTGAAGAAGAGGATTGA